A stretch of Perognathus longimembris pacificus isolate PPM17 chromosome 1, ASM2315922v1, whole genome shotgun sequence DNA encodes these proteins:
- the Ak3 gene encoding GTP:AMP phosphotransferase AK3, mitochondrial gives MGASARLLRAVIMGAPGSGKGTVSSRITQHFELKHLSSGDLLRQNMLQGTEIGVLAKTFIDQGKLIPDDVMTRLALHELKNLTQYNWLLDGFPRTLPQAEALDKAYQIDTVINLNVPFEVIKQRLTARWIHPASGRVYNIEFNPPKTVGIDDLTGEPLIQREDDKPETVVKRLKAYEALTEPVLDYYQKKGVLETFSGTETNKIWPYVYAFLQTKVPQTNQKASLTP, from the exons ATGGGGGCGTCCGCGCGGCTCTTGCGCGCAGTGATCATGGGGGCCCCCGGCTCGGGTAAGGGCACCGTGTCCTCTCGCATCACCCAGCACTTCGAGCTCAAGCACCTCTCCAGCGGGGACCTGCTGCGACAAAACATGCTGCAGGGCACAG AAATTGGTGTGTTAGCCAAAACGTTCATTGACCAAGGCAAGCTCATCCCTGATGATGTCATGACTCGCCTGGCCCTTCATGAGCTGAAAAATCTCACCCAGTATAACTGGCTATTGGATG gTTTTCCAAGGACCCTTCCACAGGCAGAAGCCTTGGATAAAGCTTATCAAATAGACACAGTGATTAACCTGAATGTGCCTTTTGAGGTCATTAAGCAGCGCCTCACTGCCCGCTGGATTCATCCAGCCAGTGGCCGAGTCTACAACATAGAATTCAACCCTCCCAAAACTGTG GGCATTGATGATCTGACGGGGGAGCCTCTGATTCAACGGGAGGATGATAAACCAGAGACAGTGGTGAAGAGACTGAAGGCTTATGAAGCACTAACTGAGCCAGTCCTGGACTATTACCA GAAAAAAGGGGTGTTGGAAACATTTTCTGggacagaaacaaataagatcTGGCCCTATGTATATGCTTTCCTGCAAACAAAAGTTccacaaacaaaccagaaagccTCGCTTACTCCCTGA